One Silene latifolia isolate original U9 population chromosome 4, ASM4854445v1, whole genome shotgun sequence DNA segment encodes these proteins:
- the LOC141653816 gene encoding mitochondrial import inner membrane translocase subunit TIM14-3-like — protein MVVPLIAGAAIAATAVAGKYGIQAWQAFKARPPRLRKFYEGGFQHKMTRREAALILGVRESVALEKVKEAHRRVMIANHPDAGGSHYLASKINEAKDLMLGKSENSSSPF, from the exons ATG GTAGTTCCACTCATAGCTGGGGCGGCTATTGCTGCTACTGCTGTTGCTGGTAAATATGGTATTCAAGCTTGGCAAGCATTCAAGGCAAGACCGCCTAGACTTCGCAAATTTTATGAAGGTGGGTTCCAGCATAAGATGACAAGGCGCGAAGCAGCTTTAATACTTGGAGTCAG GGAAAGTGTAGCTTTGGAGAAGGTGAAGGAAGCTCATAGAAGGGTGATGATAGCAAACCACCCAGATGCTGGTGGTAGCCATTACCTGGCCTCAAAGATTAACGAAGCCAAAGATCTGATGCTTGGGAAATCGGAGAACAGTTCCTCACCTTTCTAA
- the LOC141653817 gene encoding uncharacterized protein LOC141653817 codes for MNPLDNAASATPLQAVLVASDCNPKSLIKHLPSLATSRKVPLLYVKDKKEGSLRLGELVKVKTAMAIGVKAKKSSINQFVQGVIHPDKLDETRCLDS; via the exons ATGAACCCTTTGGACAATGCTGCATCTGCCACCCCACTTCAG GCGGTGCTAGTAGCATCGGACTGCAACCCCAAGTCGCTCATTAAGCATCTGCCAAGCTTGGCTACTTCGAGGAAAGTACCACTTTTGTATGTCAAAGATAAGAAAGAAGGTTCTCTGAGGTTGGGTGAGCTTGTTAAGGTCAAAACAGCGATGGCTATCGGAGTTAAG GCTAAAAAAAGTAGCATCAACCAATTTGTTCAAGGTGTTATTCATCCCGACAAGTTGGATGAAACTAGATGCTTGGACTCCTAG
- the LOC141653819 gene encoding uncharacterized protein LOC141653819: MAVSRTTATIVLQRLALPAFQTAVLANSKLVPSLLISHTLAVFPGSRRISYSSIRCEAGKKASSRLSQIHQVLYESEERAKSAANEPPPPSISLEHVSMSFARSGGPGGQNVNKVNTKVDMRFNVKNATWLSERIRDKILLSEKNRINKDGEIVISSTKTRTQQGNIQDCLSKLQAIIDAAAYVPPPPSEEQKKKISQLAAKSEQKRLQNKKVLSQKKQLRRSKDSWD; encoded by the exons ATGGCAGTGAGCAGAACAACGGCGACCATTGTTCTTCAACGACTTGCACTTCCGGCGTTTCAAACAGCTGTATTAGCCAACTCTAAACTCGTTCCTTCACTGCTGATTTCCCACACCTTGGCGGTGTTTCCAGGCAGCCGGAGGATTAGTTACAGTAGCATCCGATGTGAAGCTGGGAAGAAAGCGTCGTCTCGTCTTTCTCAGATTCACCAGGTTCTCTACGAGTCTGAAGAGCGCGCTAAATCCGCCGCCAATGAACCCCCGCCGCCTAGCATTTCTCTCG AACATGTAAGTATGAGCTTTGCAAGAAGTGGAGGGCCTGGAGGGCAAAATGTCAATAAAG TAAACACTAAGGTAGACATGCGCTTCAATGTGAAAAATGCTACTTGGCTAAGTGAAAGAATCCGGGACAAGATTTTGCTATCG GAGAAGAATAGGATTAACAAAGACGGTGAAATAGTTATTTCTTCGACAAAGACTCGGACTCAACA ggggaacATTCAAGATTGCCTATCAAAGCTACAG GCTATTATTGATGCTGCTGCATACGTTCCACCACCACCATCTGAAGAGCAAAAGAAGAAAATATCCCAGTT GGCTGCCAAATCAGAGCAGAAACGATTACAGAACAAGAAAGTCCTTTCACAAAAGAAACAATTGCGAAGAAGCAAAGATAGTTGGGACTGA
- the LOC141653820 gene encoding uncharacterized protein LOC141653820 — protein sequence MKLVWSPESASKAYIDTVKSCELHQGSGVAELLSAMAAGWNAKLIVETWSQGGRIPTSIGLAIAARHTGARHVCIVPDQRSRVAYIDAISSTITAPEIIVGDPEEVMTELDSIDFLVVDSGRKDFTRFLRLARLSQRGAVLVCKNAGGGKTASCGFKWRGVLDSGKRVVRTAYLPVGEGIDMAHVAGTGSSSANKRRWVKHFDHITGEEHLIRTT from the exons atgaAGTTAGTTTGGTCTCCAGAAAGTGCTTCTAAAGCTTATATTGACACCGTTAAATCT TGTGAATTACATCAAGGGTCAGGAGTGGCAGAGCTATTATCAGCCATGGCTGCAGGGTGGAATGCAAAATTAATAGTAGAAACATGGTCACAAGGCGGTCGTATTCCAACCAGCATTGGCTTGGCAATTGCTGCCCGCCATACAGGTGCCCGTCACGTTTGTATCGTCCCTGACCAACGCTCTCGTGTTGCCTACATTGATGCAATCTCCTCCACCATAACCGCACCAGAGATTATTGTTGGAGATCCGGAGGAGGTGATGACTGAGCTAGACAGCATTGACTTTCTTGTTGTCGACAGCGGTCGTAAGGATTTTACAAGGTTTTTAAGGTTGGCGAGGTTGAGCCAGAGAGGGGCAGTATTGGTATGTAAGAATGCTGGTGGGGGTAAAACGGCGTCGTGTGGGTTTAAGTGGAGAGGGGTGCTTGACAGCGGGAAGAGGGTTGTAAGGACGGCATACTTGCCTGTTGGGGAAGGTATCGATATGGCCCACGTGGCGGGTACTGGTTCAAGTTCAGCTAATAAGAGGAGGTGGGTTAAACACTTTGATCACATTACAGGGGAAGAACATCTCATACGAACAACTTGA